One Actinomycetospora corticicola genomic window, GACGACCACGACCTCGGCGACGTCGGGCTCAGCGTCGTAGACCGCCCGCTCCACCTCGATCGACGCGACGTTCTCGCCACCGGTCTTGATGACGTCCTTCGTGCGGTCGGCGAACCACAGCACGCCGTCGTCGCCGAAGCGCCCGACGTCGCCGGAGTGGAACCAGCCGTGGGCGAACGCGGTGGCGGTCGCGGCCTCGTCGTGTAGGTAGCCCTGCATCGTCGACGGGCCGCGGTAGACGATCTCGCCCTGCTCGCCCGGCGGCAGCAGCCCGCCGTCGGGACCCATGATCCCGACCTGCACGCCCGTCAGCGGCGTCCCCACCGACCCGACGTGCGTGAGCTGGTGCTCCGGGCGGAACAGCGTGGTGATCGGCGACATCTCGGTCTGGCCGAACAGCAGCGCGAAGTCGCAGCGGAACCCGTCGAGGCAGGCCTTGATCTGCGCCTCCGGCATCGGGGCCATGGCATAGACCGCACGCTTCAACGAGCTCAGGTCGCGGTCGGCGAAGCTCGCGTGGTCCAGCGCCGCCCGGTACATCATCGGCAGCCCGAAGACCTGCGTGATGCCCTCGGCCTCGATGGTCTCGAGGAAGCGCGCCGGGTCAAAGCCCCGATGCACGTGGATCGTCGCGCCGACCACCACCGCCGGCGTGCAGAACGCGTTGAGCTGCGCCGTGTGGAACATCGGCATCATCGCGAGGAACCGGTCGCCCGCGGTCCAGCCGGAGTCCAGCGCCGCGGACATCGACTCGAGGTGGATCCCGAGGTGCGTGCCCACCACGCCCTTCGGGAACGACGTGGTGCCCGAGGTGTAGAGGTAGCTCAGCGCCGCGCGGTCGTCGATCGCGACCTCGACGGGGGACTCGTCGCCGGACGCCAGGTCCGAGAGGGTCAGCCCCGCGACGTCGGTGACCTCGGAGGTCAGCAGACTCGGGTCGTCGCGCGCGGTCCCGACCGCGAGGACGACGTCGGTCACCGCCGGCACCTGTGCGACCGCCTCCGCGATCGTCACGGCGAGTTGGGTCTCCACGACGATGCCTCGGGCCTGCGAGTGCCCGAGGACGTAGGCGACCTCGTCGGGGCGCCAGCCGAGGTTGATCGGCACACACACGACGCCGCTCTTGGCGCAGGCGTAGTAGACGGCCAGGAACTCGGCGCTGTTGCCCGCGGCCAGGGCGAGGGCGTCGCCGACGCCGTACCCGCGGGCGACGAGCCCGTGGGCCAGCCGGTTCACCCACGCGTCGAACTCCGCGTAGGTCCATCGTCGAGCCCCGTCCACGACGGCGAGCTGGGTCGGCCGGGCGAACGCGCTGCGGGTGAGCGCGTCGCCGACGTTGACACGCTGGACGAGGTTGCGCTCGAGATCCATCAGTACGACCTCGGCAGACCGAGGCTGTGCTGCGCGACGAAGTTCAGCACCATCTCGCGGTTGACCGGCGCGATCCGCAGCAGACGGGCGAGGCCCCAGTAGGGGAGCAGGCCGAACTCCTGGGAGACCCCGTTGCCGCCGTGGGTCTGCATCGCGGCGTCGCACGCGGCGATCGCGGCCTCGGCGGCGGCGTACTTCGCCATGTTCGACGCCTCGCCGGCAGGCAGTCCCTGGTCGTGCAGCCAGGCGGCCTTCTGCGTCATGAGCGCGGCCAGCTCGGTCTCGATCTTGGCCTTCGCCAGCGGGTGGGCGACGCCCTGGTGGGCGCCGATCGGGCGGTCCCACACCTGGCGGTCGTTGGCGTACCGGGCCGCCTTCGCCAGCGCGTACCGGGCGATGCCGACGCACAGCGCCGCCCCCGTGATGCGCTCCGGGTTCAGGCCGTGGAACACCTGCTTGAAGCCCTGGTTCTCGTCGCCGACCAGCGCCGACGCGGGCACCCGCACGTCGTCGAACCGGAGCGTGAACTGCTTCTCCGGCAGCAGCACGTCCACCGGCAGCGGCACCTTCTGCAGCCCGGGCGCGTCGGTGGGCACCAGGAAGAGGGAGAGCTGGGCCTTGCCCTTCGCGTCCTTGCCGGTCCGCGCGACGAGCAGCAGCGCCTCGGCGTCGTCGACCCCGGAGATGTAGTACTTCTCGCCGCTGATCACCCACTCGTCGCCCTCACGTCGGGCGTGCGTGGCGAGCTGGTGGGTGTTGGAGCCGGCGCCCGGCTCGGTGATCGCGAAGACCACCTTCTCCCGGCCCGACGCGAGGCCCGGCAGCCACTCCTTGCGCTGCTCCTCGGTGCCGTACTCGGCGATCACGGCCGCCGAGATGGCGTGCGTGACCAGCAGCAGGAGCATCGGCGCGCCCGCCGCCGCGGTCTCCTCGCACACCAGCGACAGCTCGACCAGCCCGCCGCCCCCGCCGCCGTACTCCTCGGGCACCGAGACGCCGACGTACCCGGCGTCGCCGAGCGCGTGCCAGAGCTCGATGCACTCGGCGCCCCGCCGCGCGTGGTCGACGTAGTAGTCGCCCCCGAACGGCGCGGACGCCTTCGCGACCGCGGCCCGGAGGTCGCGGTGCTCGTCGGTCTCCACGAAGTCCACGGCGACTCCCTCACTGCTTTGTGACTGGCCGTTCACTCGCGCCGTACCGTAGCGTCCCGGACGGCGGGCCGGAAGGTGCCTGCGGCAGGTGAGCAGAAAGGGTCGTCATGGCGACCTTTTCTGCTCACGAGCACCGGAGGTGCACATGGAGCTGGTCGATACGGCCGAGGCGGTCGACGGCACCCGCACCCGCCGTCGTCGGGACCCCGCCCGCAAGGACCGCATCCTCGCCGCCGCCGCCGAGCTGGTGGCGAAGCACGGCTACCACGCCGTGGGCATGGCCGACATCGGCGCGGCCGCCGGCATCGTCGGCTCCGGGATCTACCGGCACTTCGGGTCCAAGTCGGCGCTGCTGTCCGCGCTGCTCGAGCAGCTCATGGACGAGATGCAGCGGACGGCGGCGGCCGTGGTTGCCGAGGCCGCGGACGACCGGGACGCCCTCGAGCGGCTGGTCGACAACCACGTGCGGTTCGCGATCGAGGACCGCCGGCTGCTGCAGGTGTACTACCGCGAGGCCCACCACCTCCCCGAGGAGGACCTCCGACGGCTGCGCCGCGCCCAGCGGCACTACGTCGAGGAGTGGGTGATCGTGCTGACCCCGCTGCGCCGGGAGCTCTCGGACGCGGAACTGCGCGTGGTGGTGCACGCGGCCCTCGGCACGACCCAGGCGGTGCTCTTCCACCACAGCGGCCTGCCGGTCGAACGGCTCGCCGCGATGCTGGGTGCGATGGCACGCAGCGTGCTGGGTCTCGACAAGTGAACCGCTGATAACTCGGGGCTTGCGTTCACCGGGGTCCGCTGGCAATGCTGCACGTCACATCGCAGCGGCAGGGAGGCCCGGGTGGACATCGACGCCATCACGTTCGACGTCACGACGCTGCGGGGCCGCCGGGCCGTGCACCGCTGGGAGCGCACGTCGGTCGGTGACGTCTTCGAGCGGTTGACCTGGAGCTACCCCGACAAGGTCGCCCTCGTCGGCCGTCCCGGGGCGTTCGCCGACGAGCGCTTCGCGTCCGTGACCTACCGCGAGGCCGATCGCACGGCCAACCAGGTCGCGCAGGCGCTCATCGGTCGCGGGCTGCAGCCGGGCGCCCGGGTGCTGCTGTTCTGCGAGAACTCCGTCGAGGCGTACCTCGCGAAGGTCGGGATCGCGAAGGCCGGTCTGGTGGCGATGCCGCTCAACCCGAACCTCGCCCCTGACGTCGTCGAGCACCTCATCGCCCACGCCGAACCCGAGTTCGCGATCGTCGACGCCGAGACCTGGCCGCGCGCCGCCCGTGCCTTCGAGGCAGCGGGCCTCGCACCTGGCGTCACGATCGCGATCGGGGGCGAGCCGGTCGAGGGGAGCTCCTCCTTCACCGCGTTCGTCGACGCCGCGAGTGACGCCGAGCCCGACGTCGAGATCCACGGCGACGACATCTGGGAGATGCTCTTCACCTCGGGGACCACCGCCATGCCCAAGGGCGTGATGATCTCCCATTCGGCGAGCCACTTCGCGGCGCTGAACTTCGCGCTGTCGCTGACCCGGGGGACCGGGCTGGAGAACGAGGTCCGCGTCGGCACCTATCTGCCGATGATCTACCACGTCGGCGAGCTGATCTTCGCCCTCGGCGCGTTCGTCGCCGGCGGCACGCTGGTGCTGGGGCGGCGCCCGATCCCGGGCGACGTGGCGCGCGCCGTCGCCGAGGAGCGGATCACCGCGCTCTGGGCCGGCTCCCCGCAGTTCGTCACCGCGCTGACCAAGGAGTTCGAGGGGCTCGACGTCTCCAGCCTCGGCGTCCTGGTCTACGGCTGGGGAGCGCTCCCGCCGGAGGTCTACGACCGGCTGATGCAGCAGGCGGGCGACCCCGTCGTCCTCGGCATCTTCGGGCAGACCGAGGCCATCGCGTGCTATCGGTTCTGGCCGCGCCGCTGGCCCGAGACCTACGCGGCCACGGCCCCCGTCGTGAACTATGTCGGACTGCCGAGCCCGCTGCTCGCCTCCGACGTGTTCGACGACGACGGGGTCTCGCTGCGCGACCGCCCGGGGGTGCCGGGGGAGGTGGTCTACCGGACCCCGACCGTCACCGCCGGCTACTACAAGAACGAGGAGGCCACCCGCGAGGCGTTCCGCACCGGGTGGTTCCACTCCGGCGACAGCGCCGCGTTCGACTCCGACGGGCTGCGCATCGTGGTCGACCGCATCAAGGACATCGTCAAGACCGGCGGCGAGAACGTGTCCAGCCTGCGGGTCGAGGCGGCGCTCTACGCGCACCCGGCGGTCGAGCGGGCCGCAGTGGTCGGGCTCCCGCACGAACGGTGGGGCGAAGCGGTCGCCGCGGTGATCGTGGCGCGGTCCGAGGTGACGGCCGAGGACCTGATCGCGCACTGCCGCGAGCGGCTCGGCGGCTATGAGACGCCGAAGGCGGTCGTGTTCACCGACGAGCTGCCCGAGACCGTCGGCGGGAAGATCCTCAAGTACAAGCTGCGTGCGCGGTACGCCGACCTGTTCTCGGCCACGGTCTAGACGTGCGGATCGGCGTCAACGTCGGGCACTTCGCGGGCGCCCCGCCGGCCGACCTGGCCGCGCGGCTGCGGGAGATCGACGACCTCGGCTTCGCCTCGGTGTGGTTCGCCGAGGCGTACGGGTCCGACGTGTTCACCCCGCTCGCGTTCGCCGCGGCGCTGACGTCGCGGGTGCGCCTTGGGACCGCCGTCGCCCAGGTCCCCGCGCGCACCCCGGCGGCGACGGCGATGGCCGCGACGACGCTGGACCACCTCTCGGGCGGCCGCGTGGTGCTCGGCGTCGGCGCCTCCGGTCCGCAGGTGTCGGAGGGCTGGCACGGCGTGCCCTACGCGCGCCCGCTGGCCCGGACCCGCGAGTACGTGTCGGTGATCCGCCAGGTCCTCGCGCGCGAGGCGCCGGTGCGCAACGACGGGCCGTACTTCCCGCTGCCCTCACCCGGCTCCGAGCTGGGCAAACCGCTGCGCTCGTCGTTGCACCCCTACCGCCCGGGGCTCCCGGTGCTGCTCGGGGCGGAGGGTCCGCGCAACGTCGCCCTCTCGGCCGAGATCGCCGACGGCTGGCTCGCGATG contains:
- a CDS encoding AMP-binding protein is translated as MDLERNLVQRVNVGDALTRSAFARPTQLAVVDGARRWTYAEFDAWVNRLAHGLVARGYGVGDALALAAGNSAEFLAVYYACAKSGVVCVPINLGWRPDEVAYVLGHSQARGIVVETQLAVTIAEAVAQVPAVTDVVLAVGTARDDPSLLTSEVTDVAGLTLSDLASGDESPVEVAIDDRAALSYLYTSGTTSFPKGVVGTHLGIHLESMSAALDSGWTAGDRFLAMMPMFHTAQLNAFCTPAVVVGATIHVHRGFDPARFLETIEAEGITQVFGLPMMYRAALDHASFADRDLSSLKRAVYAMAPMPEAQIKACLDGFRCDFALLFGQTEMSPITTLFRPEHQLTHVGSVGTPLTGVQVGIMGPDGGLLPPGEQGEIVYRGPSTMQGYLHDEAATATAFAHGWFHSGDVGRFGDDGVLWFADRTKDVIKTGGENVASIEVERAVYDAEPDVAEVVVVGLPHARWSEAITAVVVPKPGTTIDAEKLTASLKERLDGYKVPKAVIVEQELPRTSTGKIQKNVVRETHAMHYGGR
- a CDS encoding acyl-CoA dehydrogenase family protein, coding for MDFVETDEHRDLRAAVAKASAPFGGDYYVDHARRGAECIELWHALGDAGYVGVSVPEEYGGGGGGLVELSLVCEETAAAGAPMLLLLVTHAISAAVIAEYGTEEQRKEWLPGLASGREKVVFAITEPGAGSNTHQLATHARREGDEWVISGEKYYISGVDDAEALLLVARTGKDAKGKAQLSLFLVPTDAPGLQKVPLPVDVLLPEKQFTLRFDDVRVPASALVGDENQGFKQVFHGLNPERITGAALCVGIARYALAKAARYANDRQVWDRPIGAHQGVAHPLAKAKIETELAALMTQKAAWLHDQGLPAGEASNMAKYAAAEAAIAACDAAMQTHGGNGVSQEFGLLPYWGLARLLRIAPVNREMVLNFVAQHSLGLPRSY
- a CDS encoding TetR/AcrR family transcriptional regulator, translating into MELVDTAEAVDGTRTRRRRDPARKDRILAAAAELVAKHGYHAVGMADIGAAAGIVGSGIYRHFGSKSALLSALLEQLMDEMQRTAAAVVAEAADDRDALERLVDNHVRFAIEDRRLLQVYYREAHHLPEEDLRRLRRAQRHYVEEWVIVLTPLRRELSDAELRVVVHAALGTTQAVLFHHSGLPVERLAAMLGAMARSVLGLDK
- a CDS encoding AMP-binding protein, which codes for MDIDAITFDVTTLRGRRAVHRWERTSVGDVFERLTWSYPDKVALVGRPGAFADERFASVTYREADRTANQVAQALIGRGLQPGARVLLFCENSVEAYLAKVGIAKAGLVAMPLNPNLAPDVVEHLIAHAEPEFAIVDAETWPRAARAFEAAGLAPGVTIAIGGEPVEGSSSFTAFVDAASDAEPDVEIHGDDIWEMLFTSGTTAMPKGVMISHSASHFAALNFALSLTRGTGLENEVRVGTYLPMIYHVGELIFALGAFVAGGTLVLGRRPIPGDVARAVAEERITALWAGSPQFVTALTKEFEGLDVSSLGVLVYGWGALPPEVYDRLMQQAGDPVVLGIFGQTEAIACYRFWPRRWPETYAATAPVVNYVGLPSPLLASDVFDDDGVSLRDRPGVPGEVVYRTPTVTAGYYKNEEATREAFRTGWFHSGDSAAFDSDGLRIVVDRIKDIVKTGGENVSSLRVEAALYAHPAVERAAVVGLPHERWGEAVAAVIVARSEVTAEDLIAHCRERLGGYETPKAVVFTDELPETVGGKILKYKLRARYADLFSATV
- a CDS encoding LLM class F420-dependent oxidoreductase — translated: MRIGVNVGHFAGAPPADLAARLREIDDLGFASVWFAEAYGSDVFTPLAFAAALTSRVRLGTAVAQVPARTPAATAMAATTLDHLSGGRVVLGVGASGPQVSEGWHGVPYARPLARTREYVSVIRQVLAREAPVRNDGPYFPLPSPGSELGKPLRSSLHPYRPGLPVLLGAEGPRNVALSAEIADGWLAMFFAPAFDADYRAALDDGFSRRPGGRPEGFEVVATVPVVIDDDVERAADRLRPDLALYMGGMGARGANFHHDVFVRMGHGDVAARVQELYLDRRKDEAAAAIPTELVEQVSLLGPVSRVRRELDRWESTVVDEIAIQGLPDDLAAVARLL